Proteins from a single region of Synechococcus sp. WH 8109:
- a CDS encoding DUF4079 domain-containing protein — MLATLPFSFNFAHPLAEWGLLAVGGWALYLGIKVKKTRTGTPEQRKELVPKKFAQRHYLWGSILLAVMTLGTLGGMAVTYLNNGKLFVGPHLLVGLAMTGMIAVAASLSPLMQRGNVIARKAHVGLNMGMLTLFLWQAVSGMEIVNKIWTNR; from the coding sequence ATGCTCGCCACCCTCCCCTTCAGCTTCAATTTCGCTCACCCCCTAGCGGAGTGGGGCCTGCTCGCCGTCGGTGGTTGGGCTCTTTACCTTGGGATCAAGGTTAAGAAAACGCGCACCGGTACCCCAGAACAGCGCAAAGAACTGGTGCCGAAAAAGTTCGCCCAGCGCCATTACCTCTGGGGCAGCATCCTGCTGGCCGTGATGACCCTCGGGACACTGGGTGGCATGGCGGTCACCTATCTGAACAATGGCAAGTTGTTTGTCGGTCCGCACTTGCTGGTGGGTCTGGCCATGACCGGGATGATCGCCGTTGCCGCCTCGCTCTCACCCCTGATGCAGCGGGGCAATGTGATTGCGCGCAAGGCTCATGTGGGCCTGAACATGGGAATGCTCACGTTGTTCCTCTGGCAGGCCGTCAGCGGCATGGAGATCGTCAACAAGATCTGGACCAACCGCTGA
- a CDS encoding DUF1997 domain-containing protein, producing MTVLSPTETDNQLHGADPQVRCYRSHFEDSMQMLAPQAMVAGYLDDHQSWFERCASPMQVEAIDRQSYSLTLGRFGNFGFEVEPTIALRLLPQQEGIYRIETVRTVPQSLALRHHYDVDFRAGMRLIPEQEHTSVKWDLDLKVWIRLPKVITMLPDQLVQSSGDHLLKQIVRQISRRLTWKVQEDFHAAHGLSCPPRQRAAF from the coding sequence GTGACGGTCTTGTCGCCCACTGAAACCGACAATCAGCTGCACGGTGCCGACCCGCAGGTGCGCTGCTACAGAAGCCACTTCGAGGATTCGATGCAGATGCTGGCGCCCCAAGCGATGGTGGCTGGTTACCTGGATGACCATCAGAGCTGGTTTGAACGTTGCGCCAGCCCGATGCAGGTCGAGGCCATCGATCGGCAGTCCTACAGCCTGACCCTGGGCCGGTTCGGCAACTTCGGCTTCGAGGTAGAGCCCACGATCGCTCTGCGGCTACTGCCACAGCAGGAAGGGATCTACCGAATCGAAACCGTTCGAACCGTGCCGCAGTCGCTCGCCCTGCGCCATCACTACGACGTCGACTTCCGCGCGGGGATGCGCCTAATCCCCGAACAGGAGCACACCTCCGTCAAATGGGACCTGGATCTCAAGGTCTGGATCCGTCTGCCCAAGGTGATCACCATGCTCCCGGATCAGTTGGTCCAGAGCAGTGGGGATCATTTACTCAAGCAGATTGTCCGTCAGATTTCACGACGGCTCACCTGGAAGGTCCAGGAAGATTTCCACGCCGCCCATGGCCTGAGCTGCCCACCCCGTCAGCGGGCAGCCTTCTGA
- a CDS encoding 4-hydroxy-3-methylbut-2-enyl diphosphate reductase, translating to MDTHAFKRSLHHSERYNRRGFGRAEEVAESLEQAYQSGLIGTIRDNGYRLDHGRLNVRLAEAFGFCWGVERAVAMAYETRKHYPSERLWITNEIIHNPSVNDHLREMDVQFIPVEQGVKDFSGVTSGDVVILPAFGATVQEMQLLNERGCHIVDTTCPWVSKVWNTVEKHKKHTFTSIIHGKVKHEETLATSSFAGTYLVVLDLEEAQYVADYILGNGDRDDFIQRFAKACSPGFDPDRDLERLGVANQTTMLKSETEEIGRLFERTMLSKYGPTQLNDHFLAFNTICDATQERQDAMFSLVDEPLDLMVVIGGFNSSNTTHLQEIAVSRGIRSFHIDTPERIDVGTNSIEHKPLAAELCCEGDFLPEGPVRVGITSGASTPDRAVEEVIEKLMQLSEN from the coding sequence ATGGACACCCACGCCTTCAAGCGCTCCCTCCACCATTCCGAGCGTTACAACCGGCGAGGCTTCGGGCGCGCCGAGGAAGTGGCGGAAAGCCTTGAGCAGGCCTACCAGAGCGGCCTGATCGGCACGATCCGGGACAACGGCTACCGACTGGACCACGGCCGGCTCAACGTCCGGTTGGCGGAAGCCTTCGGGTTCTGCTGGGGTGTTGAACGGGCTGTGGCGATGGCCTACGAGACCCGCAAGCACTACCCCAGCGAGCGTCTCTGGATCACGAACGAGATCATCCACAACCCTTCCGTGAATGATCACCTCAGGGAAATGGATGTGCAATTCATCCCCGTCGAACAGGGAGTGAAGGACTTCTCAGGTGTCACCTCCGGCGATGTGGTGATCCTGCCGGCCTTTGGTGCCACCGTTCAGGAAATGCAGCTGCTGAATGAACGGGGCTGCCACATCGTTGACACGACCTGTCCCTGGGTCTCCAAGGTTTGGAACACCGTGGAGAAACATAAGAAGCACACCTTCACCTCGATCATTCACGGCAAGGTGAAGCACGAGGAAACACTGGCCACCAGCTCATTTGCCGGCACCTATCTGGTGGTGCTCGATCTGGAGGAAGCCCAGTACGTCGCGGACTACATCCTCGGCAATGGGGACCGAGATGACTTCATTCAAAGGTTTGCAAAAGCCTGCTCTCCAGGGTTCGATCCAGATCGGGACCTCGAACGTCTGGGCGTGGCCAACCAGACCACGATGCTGAAGAGCGAAACGGAAGAGATCGGACGCCTGTTCGAACGCACGATGTTGAGCAAATACGGTCCAACCCAGCTCAACGACCACTTCCTGGCCTTCAACACCATCTGCGACGCCACCCAGGAGCGTCAGGACGCCATGTTCTCCCTGGTGGATGAACCCCTGGACCTGATGGTGGTGATCGGTGGTTTCAACTCCTCCAACACCACCCACCTGCAGGAGATTGCCGTCAGCCGTGGTATTCGCTCGTTCCACATCGACACGCCCGAGCGCATCGACGTCGGCACCAATTCGATCGAGCACAAACCACTGGCAGCCGAGCTCTGTTGTGAGGGCGATTTCCTGCCTGAGGGCCCCGTGCGGGTGGGAATCACCTCCGGTGCCTCAACCCCAGATCGGGCGGTGGAAGAGGTGATCGAAAAACTGATGCAATTGAGCGAAAACTGA
- a CDS encoding ammonium transporter, translating into MTTAFHAPPQRRRKTLQEASLLEGPMLLLKSIRGFSSNRAMTWLACAPLALMGLGIFTLSAKAEELPELSAAFLANNLWLLVATILVIFMNAGFAMVEAGMCRQKNAVNILAKNLFVFALAVTAYWFVGYSLMYGDSVIDGWLYFGGLFFDPTVTAETISEAGLVPTVDFLFQAAFAGTAATIVSGLVAERIKFGEFVIFALVLTAFIYPVAGSWEWNGGWLNSVGSVEFIDFAGSSIVHSVGAWAGLVGAMLLGPRIGKYVDGKVQAIPGHNMSIATLGALILWIGWYGFNPGSQLAMDQWVPYVAVTTTLGAAGGAIGATVISTITSKKPDLTMIINGILAGLVSVTAGCGNLTLTGSWVAGLVGGIIVVFSVAALDAAGIDDPVGAFSVHGVCGVWGTIVIGLWGYDVQGDGSGLGLLVGGGVEQLGIQALGAAAYAIWTVVTCFIAWQIIGTLFGGIRVTEQEESEGLDIGEHGMEAYAGFSTTNN; encoded by the coding sequence ATGACAACTGCATTCCACGCGCCACCGCAAAGGCGGCGCAAAACCCTTCAGGAGGCCAGCCTCCTGGAAGGCCCGATGCTACTTCTGAAGAGCATCCGGGGCTTCAGCTCCAACCGTGCCATGACCTGGCTCGCCTGTGCGCCCCTGGCGCTCATGGGCCTGGGAATTTTCACGCTGTCCGCCAAAGCCGAAGAGCTGCCTGAGCTCTCCGCAGCTTTTCTGGCCAACAACCTCTGGCTTCTGGTCGCCACTATCCTGGTGATCTTCATGAACGCCGGCTTCGCAATGGTCGAAGCAGGCATGTGCCGGCAAAAGAATGCCGTCAATATCCTCGCCAAGAACCTGTTCGTGTTCGCCCTCGCGGTGACCGCCTACTGGTTCGTGGGCTACTCCCTGATGTACGGCGACTCCGTCATTGACGGCTGGCTGTATTTCGGGGGCCTCTTCTTCGACCCAACCGTCACCGCCGAGACCATCAGCGAGGCTGGTCTGGTTCCCACCGTTGATTTCCTGTTCCAGGCGGCATTCGCCGGAACCGCAGCCACGATCGTTTCCGGTCTTGTGGCTGAGCGGATCAAGTTCGGCGAATTCGTGATTTTCGCCCTGGTCCTCACCGCCTTTATTTATCCAGTTGCTGGCAGCTGGGAATGGAACGGTGGGTGGCTCAACAGTGTTGGCAGCGTCGAATTCATCGACTTTGCTGGTTCCTCAATCGTGCACTCAGTCGGAGCTTGGGCCGGCCTGGTCGGCGCCATGCTTCTCGGACCCCGCATCGGCAAGTACGTCGATGGCAAGGTTCAGGCCATCCCTGGCCACAACATGTCTATCGCCACCCTTGGCGCTCTGATCCTCTGGATCGGCTGGTACGGCTTCAACCCCGGTTCCCAGCTGGCCATGGACCAATGGGTTCCCTACGTGGCGGTCACGACAACCCTTGGTGCAGCTGGTGGTGCCATCGGCGCCACGGTGATCTCCACGATCACCTCCAAGAAGCCTGACCTCACCATGATCATCAACGGCATCTTGGCCGGCCTGGTGAGCGTGACTGCTGGTTGCGGCAACCTAACCCTGACGGGTTCCTGGGTAGCTGGCCTGGTGGGAGGCATTATCGTCGTCTTCTCCGTTGCCGCTCTCGATGCCGCAGGTATTGACGACCCCGTCGGCGCCTTCTCCGTGCACGGTGTGTGCGGAGTGTGGGGCACGATCGTGATCGGTCTCTGGGGCTACGACGTCCAGGGCGATGGCTCCGGCCTCGGCCTTCTGGTAGGCGGCGGCGTTGAGCAGCTCGGCATCCAGGCTCTGGGTGCTGCTGCCTACGCCATCTGGACCGTGGTCACCTGCTTTATCGCCTGGCAGATCATCGGCACCCTCTTCGGCGGCATCCGCGTCACCGAACAGGAAGAGTCCGAAGGTCTGGACATCGGCGAACATGGCATGGAGGCCTACGCCGGATTTTCCACCACCAACAACTGA
- the sfsA gene encoding DNA/RNA nuclease SfsA: MTGLPSLGDALLRFEPLTEGVLLKRYKRFLADVELSSGETVTAHCANTGPMTGVLIPGQRVRLRYTPSPKRKLAWTWEQAEVPGSDGQPCWVGINTALPNRLIRATVEAGCLEAQLGAIEGIRAEVAYGTNKRSRIDLLLTPAAQNPDQRPIYLEVKNTTWTDGSTALFPDTVTERGQKHLIELMGVLPDARAVLVPCLSRPDVKAFSPGDSADPRYGELFRQATHSGVEVLPCCFSFSADAVHWQGTRLVNLD, encoded by the coding sequence ATGACTGGCCTTCCCTCTCTGGGCGATGCCCTGCTGCGCTTTGAACCCCTAACGGAGGGCGTGCTGCTGAAGCGCTACAAACGCTTCCTGGCCGATGTGGAGCTGAGCAGCGGCGAGACCGTCACCGCCCACTGCGCCAACACCGGCCCGATGACCGGAGTCTTGATCCCTGGCCAACGGGTGCGTCTGCGCTACACACCCTCCCCCAAACGCAAGCTGGCCTGGACCTGGGAGCAAGCCGAAGTACCTGGCTCCGATGGCCAACCTTGCTGGGTGGGTATCAACACGGCCCTGCCCAACCGACTGATTCGCGCCACGGTCGAAGCGGGGTGCCTGGAGGCCCAGCTCGGCGCCATTGAGGGGATCCGCGCTGAGGTGGCCTATGGCACCAACAAGCGCAGCCGGATCGACCTCCTGCTGACTCCAGCCGCTCAGAACCCAGATCAACGACCGATCTACCTGGAAGTGAAGAACACCACCTGGACCGACGGCAGCACAGCCCTGTTCCCCGACACGGTGACTGAACGAGGGCAAAAGCATCTGATTGAGCTGATGGGGGTCCTTCCAGACGCGCGTGCGGTGCTGGTGCCCTGCCTCAGCCGGCCGGATGTGAAAGCCTTTTCTCCCGGTGACAGCGCTGATCCGCGGTATGGAGAGCTGTTTCGCCAGGCCACCCACAGCGGTGTGGAAGTTCTGCCGTGCTGCTTCAGCTTCAGCGCCGACGCGGTCCACTGGCAGGGGACACGTCTAGTCAACCTAGATTGA
- the murJ gene encoding murein biosynthesis integral membrane protein MurJ, giving the protein MARSLKGIALVVTLGTLLSKVGGLIRQLVIAAAFGVGAAYDAYNYAYVLPGFLLILLGGINGPFHSAMVSVLSRRPRGEGAHILAALSTSVSALLLLVTIVLVLAADPLITLVGPGLAPELHAIARVQLQVMAPMALLVGLIGLGFGSLNAADEFWIPAISPLMSSGALIVGVGLLWWQLGAEIALPSAAMTGGVVLALATLVGALLQWLIQLPALIRQGLARFQLVWDWRHPGVREVWRVMGPATLSSGMLQINVFTDLFFASGIVGAAAGLGYANLLVQTPLGLISNALLVPLLPTFARLTAPEDRPQLIDRIRQGLMLSAASMIPLGGLFIALGGPIVALVYERGAFDASAAQLVTGLLMAYGLGMPAYLGRDVLVRVFYALGDGTTPFRLSLAGIGLNVFFDWMLVGGPTPWGNQSPFNFGAPGLVLATVTINLLTCLALLVGLRKCIPGLPLRRWGMDLLRLAIAGVLAAGGAAILVTVVLWPAGFLGLLLQVSAPGLLGLALFAFVGARLQVQEVREVTQLVVGRFRAR; this is encoded by the coding sequence ATGGCGCGTTCACTGAAGGGGATCGCACTGGTGGTAACCCTCGGTACCCTGCTGAGCAAGGTGGGTGGCCTGATTCGGCAGCTGGTGATTGCAGCGGCCTTCGGGGTGGGCGCGGCCTATGACGCCTACAACTACGCCTACGTGCTGCCTGGATTTCTGCTGATCCTGCTGGGAGGGATCAATGGCCCCTTCCACAGCGCGATGGTGAGCGTGCTGAGCCGGCGCCCCCGGGGTGAAGGAGCGCACATCCTTGCGGCGCTCAGCACCAGCGTCAGTGCTCTGTTGCTCCTGGTCACCATCGTTTTGGTGCTAGCGGCGGATCCCCTGATCACCCTTGTGGGCCCTGGCCTTGCCCCCGAGCTTCACGCCATCGCACGGGTCCAGCTGCAGGTGATGGCGCCGATGGCGCTGCTGGTTGGGCTGATCGGGCTCGGCTTCGGGTCCCTCAACGCCGCCGACGAATTCTGGATTCCTGCGATTTCTCCGCTGATGTCCAGCGGGGCCTTGATCGTGGGGGTGGGACTGCTCTGGTGGCAGCTCGGCGCTGAGATCGCCTTGCCGTCCGCCGCCATGACAGGTGGTGTGGTGCTGGCCTTGGCCACGTTGGTGGGGGCCTTGCTGCAGTGGCTGATCCAGCTGCCGGCGTTGATCCGGCAGGGGTTGGCCCGTTTCCAACTGGTCTGGGACTGGCGGCACCCGGGAGTGCGGGAGGTGTGGCGTGTGATGGGGCCGGCGACGTTGTCGTCCGGAATGCTTCAGATCAATGTTTTCACTGATCTGTTTTTCGCCTCGGGCATCGTCGGTGCAGCGGCGGGTCTGGGGTACGCCAATTTGCTGGTGCAAACCCCCCTGGGCCTGATCTCGAATGCGCTGTTGGTGCCTTTGTTGCCCACTTTTGCCAGGCTCACGGCTCCGGAGGATCGTCCGCAGCTGATCGATCGGATCCGCCAGGGGTTGATGCTGTCTGCGGCATCGATGATCCCTCTGGGGGGACTCTTCATTGCTTTGGGTGGCCCCATCGTCGCCTTGGTGTACGAGCGCGGTGCCTTCGATGCATCAGCCGCACAGCTGGTGACGGGCTTGCTAATGGCCTATGGCCTGGGCATGCCGGCCTACCTCGGCCGGGATGTGCTGGTGCGCGTCTTTTATGCCCTTGGAGATGGAACAACGCCTTTTCGGCTCTCGCTGGCGGGGATCGGTCTGAACGTATTTTTTGACTGGATGCTGGTGGGTGGTCCGACCCCTTGGGGGAATCAGTCGCCGTTCAATTTCGGTGCGCCAGGGTTGGTGCTCGCCACGGTTACCATCAACCTGCTTACCTGCCTTGCCCTTTTGGTAGGTCTGCGGAAATGCATTCCAGGACTGCCGCTGCGGCGCTGGGGCATGGACCTGCTGCGGCTCGCCATCGCCGGAGTTCTGGCAGCGGGGGGCGCGGCGATCCTGGTGACCGTCGTGCTTTGGCCCGCAGGGTTTCTGGGCCTACTGCTGCAGGTTTCTGCTCCTGGCCTGCTGGGTTTGGCGCTATTCGCTTTCGTAGGTGCACGACTTCAGGTGCAGGAGGTGCGTGAGGTCACGCAGTTGGTGGTGGGCCGATTCAGGGCTCGCTGA
- a CDS encoding DUF3181 family protein: MSLSASDLQELQSALAERLYVQISGWHLYLGDANVASALAIECSARVNQGAEVAARQALDAVKVPLAGGASQLPLSKLIPPAQLRDLEEILEPYCG; this comes from the coding sequence ATGTCCCTCTCCGCCAGTGACCTGCAGGAACTTCAGAGTGCTTTGGCTGAACGCCTCTACGTTCAGATCAGCGGCTGGCATCTCTACCTCGGTGATGCCAACGTGGCTTCAGCGCTGGCGATCGAGTGCAGTGCCCGCGTCAATCAAGGTGCTGAGGTAGCGGCCCGGCAGGCCCTCGACGCCGTCAAGGTGCCCCTGGCAGGAGGCGCCAGTCAGCTCCCGCTCTCCAAGCTGATTCCCCCTGCCCAGCTGAGGGATCTTGAAGAGATCCTCGAGCCGTACTGCGGATAA